GTGAGATAACGGCCTTGCTTGGTGCTAACGGTGCTGGAAAGACCACGTGCCTGAGAATAATTGCCGGTCTTTTGAATGCAGATAGCGGCAAAGTTTTTGTTGGTGATATAGACCCTTGTAAAAATCCAAAAGGTGCTCGTAGGCAGCTTGGTATTGTAGGTGATAGGGAGGGGCTTTATGAGCGGCTCACTGTTGCAGAATATTTATCCTTTTTTGCCTGTGCTCAAGGGCTGACTGGGTCAGAATTAGAATTTGCACTGCAATCGGTTAAGGAAGAATTAGAACTATCGAACCTGTGGAATCGCCGAACCAAGGGGTTTTCTCAGGGAGAGCGGATGAAAGTTTCTCTCGCTAGAGCATTGGTGCATCGTCCGAGTCACTTGGTGCTCGATGAGCCAACCCGGGGGTTGGATATACTTGCTGCTCGCCTGTTACGTAAGACGCTTTTGCGCTTGAGGGCAGAGGGAACTGCTGTTTTATTTTCCAGCCATATTATGGCTGAAGTGCTCGAGCTATCCGACAGAGTTCTAGTTATGGCGGGAGGTTCGATAGTGGGGAGCGGGACCCCGGATGAACTTATGCAACAGACTGGCTCCGCAAGCCTTGAGGATAGCTTTGTGGAGCTTGCCTATGGGAATTTGTTAGAAAAAGACAAATGCGGTGAGCCGGTAGGATGAGTTTTAAAAATCTATTTTCTTTGCAGATGCGAGCATTACTTCTTAAAGAGTTACGCGAAGTTTGGCGTGATCGACGCGCCCTAATGATCACACTAGGTTTCACCTTATTGTTCCCTGTGCTGATCATTAGTAGTGGCGCTTTATCTTTGAAGGTAATGTCTGATACCTCCTTTGATGTAGCTATTATTGGGGCTGAGTATGCGCCGCTGTTGGAGGAGCAGTTACAGACAGGGGACTTGCGAATTGAGCGCTTGCAAGATGGGGCTCCTCAAGCGCTTTTAGCAGATACATATGATGTGGTTCTGCGAATAGAGCAAAACTTTACTGAAGATTATCGAAGCCTGTTGTCTCCCAAGATTTATCTGTATGTAAATAGTGCCGATCAGTCTGCGGGGCGTGCTGCACAGCTGGTGCAGCAGCAGTTGGCGCTATTTCAGCAGGTGATTGTGCGACAGCGTTTAGCGGCCAGAGGTTTAGCAACTCAGGTTTTAGCACCGTGGCAGCTTGAGGTGCGGGATGTCAGTACGCCGTCTAGTCGAGGATTGGCAATTTGGGGGCTGATGGTTCCCTTGTTACTGATAATGGCACTGCTAGTGTGTAGTGCGGCCGCTTCTATTGATACTTCTGCTGGGGAGCGTGAGCGCATGACCATCGAGGTATTATTACAGCAGCCTATAAGCAGCTGGCAACTTGTGGTGGCGAAAGCTGTAGCCGTTACCAGTATTGGTTGGTTTGGTGCACTTCTTTCTCTGGCAGTTTTAACTTTATCACTTGGCTTGCTTCCCTTGGCTGAGATTGGTGTCCGCTTTTCAGCTGGCATCAATGAACTGATGGCGATAAGTCTTATTTTACTGCCCTTAGCACTTCTGGTTGCTGTATTGCAGATTCTGTTATCTCTGCGTTCCCGTTCTTTTAAAGATGCTCAGATTCAGCTGAGTATTTTACAGGCTCTACCTGTCACACTGTTAATTGTATTGAAATTGTCCAATATTGAACTGGACTCGCCCTTGTGGCAGTTGACTCCACTTATCGGGCAGCAGCAGTGGTTGAGTGCATTAATGGCTGGTGAGTCCGTTTCTGTCTCCCTGGCGATAGCTGGTTCCCTGGTCACCCTTTCTTTGGTCGGGCTGTGTATATTAGTAGGTGCCCGTGCTTTACGGCGTGAAAGCTTACTTGGGGCAACCTAGCTGGTGAACTGAGAGTTGTAATGGCATGAACGATTTTCGCGAGGGTCTGCTGAGTATCAATTTGCAGTCCATTGCTGACAACTACCTGGATCTGACTAAGCGACTGGCAGCGGGTACTCGCTGTGGCGCAGTAGTCAAAGCGGATGCCTATGGCCTTGGTATGAATCAGGTAGTGCCGGCTCTGTATAGACAGGGTTGCCGAGACTTTTTTGTGGCAACGCAAACGGAAGGGGAGCGCCTGCGTAAAGAGCTGGGTGATAGCGTTCGCATTGTTATCTTGACTGGGGTGCGCACCGGAGCAGAGCTGGAATGTGTACGCGCAGGATTAATGCCGACACTTTTCACACTAGAGCAGTTGCGCAACTGGGTGGATATTTCCGTTAGTGAGGGGATTAAGGCGCCTTGTGCGCTAAAGATAGATTCGGGTATGACTCGCCTGGGTATGTCTCCCGAAGAGTTTGACCTACTGCTAAGAGATAGTCAGTTGTTGCGCTCGGCGGATATTCGTATTTTGCTGAGCCACCTTGCCTGTGCGGATGAACCCCAGCATCCACAAAACAATATTCAGTTGCGTAGCTTTAAAGCGGCTGGGGAAAGATTGAGGGCCCTGTGCCCTGAGGTTCAGCTGAGTCTCGCCAATTCATCGGGTATTTTCCTAGGTGAAGAGTATCACTTTGATATTGCGCGGCCGGGCTCTGCGCTTTATGGCGTCAATCCAATACCCGGGGCCACAAACCCTATGCGCTCAGCTGTGGCACTCAGTCTGCCTATCGTGCAAAAGCGATTTGTCAGCCGTGAACAGTGGGTAGGCTATGGAGCTACCCAACAAATAGCAGCGGGCAGCTGGTTGGCGGTAGCCCGTGGTGGATATGCCGATGGGATAATCCGGGCTCAGGGAGGGCGTGGTTGTGGCTGGGCCTATGGCCGCCAACTGCCGATAATTGGCCGGATTTCCATGGATTCCACAACGTTTGATATTTCTGCTCTCTCTCAAGAGGAGCGGGAATCCCTCCAATCGATTGAGATACTGAATAAAGACCTGACGGTAGATGAGGTGGCTGAATACGCTGGCACCATAGGTTATGAAGTGCTGACCAGCTTAGGGCACCGTTATTTCCGTCGCTATATAAAAAGTTAATTACCTTGCTAGACACTATTAAGAAAAGTCCACTGGAACCATTGCGCCCAGTTTTGGAATTATTGGCTGATGGCGAGACGCACTCTGGTGAGGCGCTCGGATTGGCTCTAGGAGTAAGCCGGGCTGCGGTTTGGAAGCAGTTACAGAAGCTAGAGCAGTACGGATTGGCTTTGGAGTCCATTAAGGGGCAAGGCTATCGCTTGCCTGGTGGTTTGGAGCTCCTGTCCTCAGAAAAAATTTACAGCACATTGGGTGAGCAAGCCGGGGTGCTATTGCGAGAGTTGATGTTATTTGATGAGGTCGACTCCACCAATACCGAGTTGCTATCACTCATGGAGGAGGGAAGAGGACACGGGGTTGCACTGCTCTCCGAGCGGCAGAGTGCCGGGCGCGGTCGTCGTGGTCGGCAATGGGTTAGCCCCTATGGGGCGGGCATCAGCCTATCCATTGGGTGGGAGTTCAATGGGGGGGTTCAATGCCTCGAAGGATTGAGCCTCGCCGTTGGGGTGGCTATTGCCCGGGCATTGGAGCGCTTTTCGGTACCGGATGTTCGCCTCAAATGGCCAAATGATGTTTGGTGTCGCGGTCGAAAGTTATCTGGTGTTTTACTGGAGCTTAAAGGCGATCTTACAGATCGCTGTGCTGTGGTGATTGGTATTGGTTTAAATAGTGGCCTGCGAAGTGAGATTGCCACGGCAATAGATCAGCCATGGGCAGACTTGCAACAAGTGAAGCCCGGAATATCTCGCAATCGATTGGTTGCAGCGATTCTGACTGAGCTGCTACCGCTTTTATACAGCTATACCGAACAAGGTTTTGTTGCTTACCGTGAAGCCTGGATGAAGCTGGATCAGTTTGCTGGGCAAAAGGTTACTCTGCAGGCAGGGAGTCAAACCTGGAGCGGAGTTGCAGTTGGCGTTAGTGAAAAGGGTGCTTTGAAGTTAAATATGGACGGGCAAGTGCAACACTTCCATGGTGGTGAGATTTCTTTACGGGGGCAGGTTTGATTCTCGAACTGGATATCGGTAATACCCGGGGCAAGTGGCGCCTGTTAGATGAATTACAGGTGAGCGCCAGGGGTAGCTTTATGACTGCTGATCTGCGCGATGGGCATTTGCCCGATGGGTGGGATCTGTTGGACCCGCGGAGAGTACGCGTGGTCAATGTGGCGGGACCGCAAGTTGCGGAGACGCTGATCGGGCATATTCAGGAGTTGTTTTCACTTGAGGTGGAGTTTTCGCAGGTTCTGCTGGAATGCGCTGGAGTAGCTTGTGGCTATGATAATCACCGCCTGCTCGGCACTGATCGCTGGCTGGCTATGCTGGCTGCCTATGATCGAGAGCGGCGGGCGGCCCTAATTGTCGACTGTGGCAGTGCGGTCACTCTGGATTTGGTCGACAATAGCGGGCGTCACTTGGGGGGCTACATTGTCCCTGGTGTCGGCCTTATGCAACGTTCTTTGTATCTGGATACTCATGCGGCTAAAAGTGCGCAGGATATTGCTCTAACTGAGTCCCTCGGTGCAGGCCGCAGTACCGATGAAGCCATAAACCGAGGCCTCCTGCTTATGGTACTTGGTGCCATCGATCGTGCACTGGAAGAGTTGCGTGGATACTGTGCTGAAGAACCGCTGTTGTGGTTGACAGGCGGCGATGCCCCAGTGCTGTCAGCTCTTTATCAGCGGGAGCACCATTTGGTTCCTGAGCTGGTAATGGATGGCTTGGCGTTAAGTAATCCTTGAAATAAATAACACCCTATGCGCTGGATAGCTTTTTTCTTAATACTGTTGAATTTCGGCGTCTTTGCTTGGTTTGTTGGTACTTCAACCTCTGATAAAGAGAGAATAAGGGTTGCCGATAAAAGGGCGGAGGTACAGGTCCAGAGTATTGCCCTGGTCAATGAAATATCTCCGCAGAAGCTGTCTCCTGTGCCGGTGGCTCCCATGTCGCCAGCAAAGGCAAGCTCTACTGAGCAGCTCTGCACTTTGCTTGGCCCATTTGCGGAGGAGTTATTTGGAGAGGCGATAGTACAGCGCTTAAAGTCCCTGCAGGTTTCTGCCGTATTGCGAGATGTGGAGATGCAAGGGCAGATGCGTTACTGGGTTTTTCTGCCACCATTGAATTCCAGGCGAGAAGCCTACAACCGTTTACGAGAATTGCAGGCACAGGGAATAGATAGTTATGTGATCCCCAAGGGTGCGTTGGCTGATGGTATTTCCTTTGGCATTTTCAGCGAGCGTTCGCGTGCTGAATCTCTGACAGGTGAGTTGATTGAGAAAGGCATACGGGCTCAATTCCGCGAGGAGCCTCAGACCCACGCCGAACGCTGGATCGTATTGGCGCCAGGTGCCTCAGATAGTTTAGCCCCGGATTTTTGGTTGCAGTTGCAGCAAGAGCATCCCGAGCTGGATCGTCGCCGTAATCTTTGTGCAGAAGTATCCGGTTGATGGGGTTGGGCTAGAGGTCTAGGTCCCCAGCCGTGAAACAAGGTTCACCGTATTTTTCTATACGTGGCAACAGGCGACATAAAAATTCTGATTTTTCTGCAAAAAGGGTGTTGCGTGTCGGGATAACTTCCCATAGAATCCCGCCTCCATTGACGAGGGTGACTATTCAACTTCGGCAATGGACGGGATAGGGCTGGCGTAGCTCAGTTGGTAGAGCAGCTGACTTGTAATCAGCCGGTCGGGGGTTCGACTCCTCTCGCCAGCTCCATTTTTATCCCGGCGCTGCTCGACATTAGATTTTTCAGCTAAGTCTGTGAAATTTAAAGAAAAAAATGTTGACAGTGCGGCGGAAGGTGTAGAAAATGCACCCCGCATTGAGGCAGGGGTTCCCGAGTGGCCAAAGGGATCAGACTGTAAATCTGACGCGAAAGCTTCGGTGGTTCGAATCCACCCCCCTGCACCATTTTTTACACCGTAAGGTGTTGCCGGCAAGACAGGTAGTTTTGTCTGGAGGCTCCCGCAAGCGGGCATAGTTCAATGGTAGAACCTCAGCCTTCCAAGCTGATGATGCGGGTTCGATTCCCGCTGCCCGCTCCAACTATGGGTTCGGCTGGAATGCTCTCCAAAATGGCAAGCCTTGTGGTTGCCTAGGAAGGCGTTGATTTGCTCATGTAGCTCAGGGGTAGAGCACACCCTTGGTAAGGGTGAGGTCGGCGGTTCAAATCCGCCCATGAGCTCCATTTTTCAATAGCCGCAAGAGTGAGAGCTCTTGCGGTTGTTTGTGTCCGGGGTCGGGCTTTTCCGGGTCGGATGCGCATGTTCTGTACGTGGGTGGTGCCGTTAGCGGCTCATCTATATTAGGAGGCTGCAATGGCAAAAGAAAAGTTTGAACGTTCCAAGCCCCACGTGAACGTGGGCACCATCGGTCACGTTGACCACGGTAAAACCACCCTGACCGCTGCTCTGACCCGCGTATGTGCGGAAGTTTGGGGTGGTGACGCTGTTGCTTTTGACGGTATCGACAATGCTCCGGAAGAGCGTGAGCGCGGTATCACCATCGCTACTTCTCACGTTGAGTACGAGTCCCCGACTCGCCACTACGCCCACGTAGACTGCCCGGGACACGCCGACTACGTTAAGAACATGATCACCGGTGCTGCTCAGATGGACGGCGCTATCCTGGTATGTTCCGCTGCTGACGGCCCCATGCCGCAGACTCGTGAGCACATCCTGCTGTCCCGTCAGGTAGGTGTACCTTACATCGTTGTATTCCTGAACAAAGCGGACATGGTAGACGACGAAGAGCTGCTCGAGCTGGTAGAAATGGAAGTTCGCGAACTTCTGGACCAGTACGAGTTCCCGGGTGACGACACTCCGATCATCGTTGGTTCCGCTCTGATGGCCCTGAACGGCGAAGACGACAACGAAATGGGTACTACCGCTGTTAAGAAGCTGGTAGAAACTCTGGACGAGTACATTCCTGAGCCGGAGCGTGCAGTAGATCAGCCGTTCCTGATGCCGATCGAAGACGTATTCTCCATCTCTGGCCGTGGTACCGTAGTAACTGGTCGTGTAGAGCGTGGTGTAATCAACACTGGCGACGAAGTTGAGATCGTTGGTATTAAAGAAACCACCACCACTACCTGTACTGGTGTTGAAATGTTCCGCAAGCTGCTCGACGAAGGTCGTGCTGGTGAGAACATCGGTGCGCTGCTGCGTGGCACCAAGCGTGACGAAGTAGAGCGTGGTCAGGTACTGGCTAAGCCGGGCTCCATCACTCCGCACACCAAGTTCGAAGCGGAAGTGTACATCCTGTCCAAGGACGAAGGTGGTCGTCACACCCCGTTCTTTAAAGGCTACCGTCCTCAGTTCTACTTCCGTACTACCGACGTAACTGGTGCGGTTGAGCTGCCGGAAGGCACTGAAATGGTAATGCCGGGCGACAACATTCAAATGGTTGTTACCCTGATCGCTCCGATCGCCATGGAAGACGGCCTGCGCTTCGCTATCCGCGAAGGTGGTCGTACCGTAGGTGCGGGCGTTGTTGCTAAGATCATTGAGTAATCTTTGATCTTCGTGTCGCCAGGGTTCCCTGGTGGCGCAGTAGATAAGAGGGTGGTCTGTAGCCCTCTTTATCTTCGGGTGCTAAGGCATCCAAGCTGTACAGGCCAGTAGTTCAATTGGTAGAGCACCGGTCTCCAAAACCGGGTGTTGGGGGTTCGAGTCCCTCCTGGCCTGCCATTTTAAACACTCCACTTGAAATAAGTTTAGGGGTGTCGCAAGACCCTACTTGTCAGTGGGGCTTTTGTGTTTTTGAGCACTAAGGGCTTATCTGTAGTGCGCTAAGGGCTTCATATATGAATGCTAAAGCAGAAGCGAAAACCTTTCGTCTTGACGGCCTGAAATGGCTGCTAATAGTGCTGCTGGTTGGTGGTGCTGTAGCGGGCAATTCTTATTATGCCGAATTCCCCCTGATTTACCGCGTGCTGGCAGTGACTGCAATCTGCCTGGCTGCCCTGGTTGTCGCGGTGAATACTGCGAAGGGTAATGCACTCTGGCAACTGTTGCGCGAAGCGCAAACGGAAGTCAGGCGCGTGGTTTGGCCGACTCGTCAAGAGGCCACCCAGACGACTGTGATTGTGGTGGTTTTTGTGTTGATTATGGCGCTAATTCTCTGGGCGCTGGACTCCGCTTTAGGTTGGGCGGCATCCAAACTCATCGGCTAAAGGTTGATACATGTCAAAGCATTGGTATGTGGTCCAGGCTTACTCGGGCTATGAGAAGCGTGTAGCTAGCTCTCTCAAGGAGCGAATTGAGCTGCACGAAATGGATCACCTGTTTGGTGAAGTGCTGGTTCCCACCGAAGAAGTGGTGGAGATGCGAGCAGGGCAAAAGCGCAAGAGTGAGCGCAAGTTCTTCCCCGGTTATGTCCTGGTGGAAATGGAACTGAATGACGATACTTGGCACTTGGTAAAAGAAACTCCTCGAGTGCTCGGTTTTATCGGAGGCAAGGCGGATAGGCCGGCCCCGATCACTGATCGCGAAGCGCAGGCTATCCTGAATCGAATCGACGATTCCGCCGATAAGCCCAAGCCCAAGACCCTATTTGAGCCAGGTGAAATGGTTCGGGTTATCGATGGTCCGTTTAACGATTTCAACGGTGTGGTCGAAGAGGTCAACTACGAGAAGAGTCGCTTGCGAGTGGCTGTGTTGATCTTTGGACGCTCCACCCCAGTTGAACTGGAGTTCAGTCAGGTAGAGAAAACCTGATTCCAGTATAAATTTTTTGCCCTCTTTCGCCGCAAGGTGGAAGGGGGTTTTCGCGTCCCCGGAAAATAGATTTTATTGGTCGGGGCGGGGAGCCAGTTGCAGTAACCATTAACGGTTAGGTGTAGCGGGCGTTACCACCCATCTAGAGGAGAGCTGTAATGGCTAAGAAAGTAGAAGCTTATATCAAGCTGCAAGTTAAGGCCGGTCAGGCCAACCCAAGTCCGCCCGTTGGTCCTGCACTGGGTCAGCACGGCGTGAACATCATGGAATTCTGTAAGGCGTTCAACGCCCAGACTCAAGGCCTTGAGCCGGGTCTGCCGGTGCCGGTTGTGATCTCTGTATACAGCGATCGTTCCTTCACCTTCATCATGAAGTCCCCGCCCGCCGCAGTACTGCTGCGCAAGGCCGCCAAGATCAAGAGTGGTTCCGGTCGCCCGAATACCGACAAGGTCGGTAAGGTTACCCGCGCTCAGATCGAAGAGATCGTAGAAATGAAAAAGGCTGACCTGACTGCATCCGATATGGACGCGGCCGTGCGCACAATCGCCGGTTCCGCACGCAGTGCCGGTATCGAAGTGGAGGGTCTCTAAGTGGCTAAATTGAGCAAGCGTCAGCGCGTAATCGCTGAGAAAGTTGAAGCTGGTAAAGCATACGGCATCGAAGAAGCCGTAGCTCTGCTGAAAGAGCTGTCCAACGTTAAGTTTGCAGAGACTGTAGACGCTTCTGTAAACCTGGGTATCGATCCGCGTAAATCCGACCAGGCTGTTCGCGGTGCGACCACTCTGCCGCACGGTACTGGTAAAGAAGTTCGCGTAGCTGTTTTCACCCAGGGTGCAAACGCTGATGCCGCTAAAGAAGCGGGCGCTGACCTGATCGGTATGGACGAGCTGGCTGCCGACGTTAAAGCGGGCAAGATGGACTTCGACGTAGTAATCGCTTCTCCCGATGCGATGCGCGTTGTAGGTCAGCTGGGTCAAATCCTCGGCCCGCGCGGCCTGATGCCGAACCCGAAGACTGGCACTGTAACTCCAGACGTTGCTACCGCAGTTAAAAATGCCAAAGCTGGTCAGGTGCGTTTCCGCGCTGACAAAGGCGGCATCATCCACGGTGGTATCGGCAAAGTTGCTTTCGATGCGAACTTGCTGAAAGAGAACTTGGAAGCTCTGGTAGCAGACCTGAAGAAGGCCAAGCCGGCTTCTGCAAAAGGTGTGTACCTGAAGAAGATCACCCTGAGCACCACTATGGGCCCAGGTCTGGTTATCGACCAGTCTTCCCTGAACATCTAATTGAAGCTGTGCGCTGACACTGTTGGCGCATAGTAAATCGAACTTTGGGGTCCACTTGATGCTTAGGCAGAAATGTGGGCCGTCAAAGACCGTAGGTGCCAGATGCGTTGAGGTTTAACGTGTCTGGCTTAATCCAAATCTCGGCCAGGTTGGCCGTTGAGAGGTTTGAGCCTACGCAGACGGTGTCGCCCAAACCAGTATTTTTACTGGATTTGAGCTTTATGCACCGGAACGGATCGGGCTTTGAGCCCGGTTTTTTTCAAATCCAGGAGTGACACTATGGCTATTGGACTCGAAGACAAGAAAGCGATTGTCGCAGATGTCCAGCAAGCTGCTGAGGGTGCTCTGTCTGCGGTAGTTGCGGATTCCCGCGGCGTTACCGTAAATGACATGACTGCCCTGCGCAAAGAGGCTCGCGAGAACGGCGTTTGGTTAAAAGTCGTCCGCAATACTCTGGCGCGTCGCGCTCTGGCAGGAACCGATTACGAATGTCTGACTGACAAATTCGTAGGTCCTAGCATCATTGCATTCTCTAACGAACACCCAGGTGCCGGCGCGCGCATCCTGAGCCAGTTCGCCAAGGGCAATGACAAGCTGGAACTGAAAGGTGCTGCCTTCGAAGGCGCGATCACCGACGTCGCATTGTTGGCAAGCCTGCCGACTTACGACGAGGCGATCGCCAAGCTGATGAGCGTGTTGAAAGAAGCATCTGCTGGCAAGCTGGTCCGCACTATTGCGGCCGTTCGCGACCAAAAAGAGCAGGAAGCTGCGTAATTGAATTCGCTTTAGCGAATCGCGGTTTCAAAACGAAATACGAGCAGCTACTGCTCAAACCAATTCAGGTAATGACTCATGTCTCTGACTAAAGAAGATATCATCAACGCTGTTGCCGAAATGTCTGTTAAAGACGTTGTTGAGCTGATCGAAGCAATGGAAGAGAAGTTCGGTGTAACTGCTGCAGCAGCAGTTGTAGCCGGCCCGGCTGGTGGCGAAGCTGCCGCTGAAGAGAAAGACTCTTTCGACGTAGTTCTGACTTCTGCAGGCGACAAGAAAGTGAACGTGATCAAGGTTGTTCGCGGCATCACCGGCCTGGGCTTGAAAGAAGCCAAGGCATTGGTTGACGGCGCTCCAAGCCCGCTGAAAGAAGGCGCAACCAAAGACGAAGCTGAAGCCGCTAAGAAAGAGCTGGAAGAAGCTGGCGCAACTGTAGAACTGAAGTAATTCGGTTGTTGCGATTCCCGCTATTGGTCGCCTAAAACGACACATAGCGGTAAGGCTGGTGGACTTTTGTCCGCCGGCCTTTTTGCCGTTTGCGGTACTGAGGTTTTAGCGGTGCCGGCGGTATAAAACCGTGGCAAACCTCATTTAACCATAGCGCAGTTGCGCTGCCCGAAAGCAAGCGGAGAGGTTTCTGAACAGCACAGGCAATCTGTGTTGTTCAGAGGCTTCTCGCCCGGAGGGGCTCCCGAATGGAGTCCCACGAAGTCTTGTCACTGATCAAGCTGGGGAATTTGAATGGCTTACTCATATACTGAGAAAAAACGTATCCGCAAGGATTTTGGCAAACTGCCTAAGGTCATGGATGTGCCCTTCCTGCTTGCGATACAGCTGGATTCATATCGCAATTTTACACAGGCCGACAAGCGCCCCGACGATCGCTTAGATGTCGGCCTGCAGGCGGCGTTTAAATCCGTATTTCCGATTGTCAGCTATTCAGGCAATGCCGCTCTGGAGTACGTGAGCTACACACTGGGTAAGCCCGCTTTCGATGTTAAGGAATGTACTCTACGCGGCGTGACCTACGCCTGTCCGCTGCGTGTACGTGTGCGCCTGATTATTTACGATAAAGAGTCTGCGAATAAGTCCATTAAGGACATCAAAGAGCAGGAAGTTTACATGGGCGAAATCCCGCTCATGACGGACAACGGCACCTTTGTAATTAATGGTACTGAGCGTGTTATCGTATCCCAGCTACACCGTTCCCCGGGTGTATTTTTCGATCACGACAAAGGCAAGACC
The DNA window shown above is from Microbulbifer variabilis and carries:
- the rplL gene encoding 50S ribosomal protein L7/L12, with the protein product MSLTKEDIINAVAEMSVKDVVELIEAMEEKFGVTAAAAVVAGPAGGEAAAEEKDSFDVVLTSAGDKKVNVIKVVRGITGLGLKEAKALVDGAPSPLKEGATKDEAEAAKKELEEAGATVELK